One genomic window of Elaeis guineensis isolate ETL-2024a chromosome 2, EG11, whole genome shotgun sequence includes the following:
- the LOC105037784 gene encoding disease resistance protein RGA2-like → MAFYEEMVYVFIYRVAEGAVIRCRKVSLSKIVRCEQSVVICKPDEDLNFCRHDVVALHLGDQHDLFTRVKTMVEDVKVRLPRIRAMIQAAEGRPIRDPALATWLRELKDAAYEANDDVLDELEFKELHDKLHNQSKVSDFASSAVKLLKHFMMFDDDLKSLKNLMENLDKICTHINCKEEQLKDYNLRQKSVTRETSSIVQDIVFGRDQERDMMLDVLFTCGTGTGSYPSPGVLPMVGIGGVGKTTLAQLIYNDERVVRHFERRRWVYVSDNFVVKRIAKELVYSSTDDRISHDISLDGILVKLGDATSNNRFLFVVDDVWDETGSKWKELRGVLTSGAKGSMVLVTTQSPVVAEVMGTMDPVVLKSLQEDDHWRVFERSAFGENILEEERRGKLQKIGRKISEKLHGLPLAGKVLGNNILPSLALSCEHLNANLKQCFAYCSTFPRGNIFEKDRLVQMWMAQGFIQNKNRARMRMEDIGSQIFDELTTRYFFLPTLNDKYVMHDLIRELAVRVSLDECLVISDEKGEIPATIRFIR, encoded by the exons ATGGCATTCTATGAAGAGATGGTTTATGTTTTCATCTATAGAGTTGCAGAGGGGGCAGTAATCAGGTGCAGGAAAGTTTCTCTTTCGAAGATTGTCCGCTGTGAGCAATCTGTTGTGATATGCAAGCCAGATGAAGATCTTAATTTTTGCAGGCATGACGTGGTTGCGTTGCATTTGGGGGACCAGCATGATCTGTTCACTCGTGTCAAGACGATGGTGGAGGATGTGAAAGTTAGACTTCCTCGTATCCGAGCCATGATCCAAGCAGCTGAGGGGAGGCCGATCAGGGACCCAGCTCTGGCCACATGGCTGAGGGAACTCAAAGATGCTGCCTACGAGGCCAACGATGATGTGCTGGATGAGCTTGAATTCAAGGAGCTTCATGACAAGCTGCACAACCAGAGCAAGGTGAGTGACTTTGCATCCTCTGCTGTTAAGCTTCTCAAGCATTTTATGATGTTCGACGATGACCTCAAAAGCTTGAAGAATCTTATGGAAAATCTTGACAAGATTTGTACTCATATTAATTGCAAAGAAGAACAACTAAAGGACTACAACTTAAGGCAGAAGAGCGTGACCAGAGAGACCAGCTCGATTGTCCAGGATATTGTGTTTGGAAGAGACCAAGAGAGAGACATGATGTTAGATGTGTTGTTCACGTGTGGGACTGGGACTGGTAGCTACCCGAGTCCTGGTGTTCTTCCTATGGTAGGCATCGGGGGTGTTGGCAAGACTACTCTGGCTCAACTTATTTATAATGATGAAAGAGTAGTAAGGCATTTTGAGCGGAGGAGGTGGGTCTATGTGTCTGACAATTTTGTTGTAAAGCGGATCGCTAAAGAGCTGGTATATTCCTCGACAGATGATCGGATCTCCCACGATATTAGTTTGGATGGCATTCTAGTGAAACTTGGAGATGCTACAAGCAACAACAGGTTTTTGTTCGTTGTTGATGATGTGTGGGATGAGACAGGTAGCAAGTGGAAAGAACTCCGTGGTGTCTTAACATCTGGAGCGAAAGGAAGTATGGTCCTGGTGACAACTCAAAGTCCAGTTGTAGCAGAAGTCATGGGCACGATGGACCCGGTAGTATTGAAGAGCCTACAGGAAGATGACCACTGGAGAGTTTTCGAACGTAGTGCATTCGGTGAAAACATTCTCGAGGAAGAGCGAAGGGGAAAATTGCAAAAAATAGGAAGGAAAATATCTGAAAAACTACATGGTTTACCTCTAGCTGGAAAGGTACTGGGAA ATAATATCCTTCCATCTCTGGCTTTAAGTTGCGAACACTTGAATGCAAATCTCAAGCAATGCTTCGCTTATTGCTCGACATTTCCCAGGGGCAATATTTTCGAAAAAGATCGGTTAGTCCAGATGTGGATGGCTCAAGGTTTTATCCAGAATAAGAATCGGGCAAGAATGAGGATGGAGGACATTGGGAGTCAGATATTTGATGAATTGACTACCAGGTACTTCTTTCTACCTACTCTAAATGACAAGTATGTGATGCATGATCTGATAAGAGAATTGGCAGTTCGTGTTTCGTTGGATGAATGTTTGGTCATTAGTGATGAGAAAGGAGAAATTCCGGCGACAATTcgcttcataaggtag